Proteins co-encoded in one Brassica rapa cultivar Chiifu-401-42 chromosome A02, CAAS_Brap_v3.01, whole genome shotgun sequence genomic window:
- the LOC103854098 gene encoding protein PHLOEM PROTEIN 2-LIKE A5-like produces the protein MDVHRQVFFNYRGEELRYNFISHLIKAFEKHEINFFVDKYEQRGKDLKNLFVRIDESRIALAIFSTRYAESSWCMDELVKMKKLADQRKLQIIPIFYKVSATDVRKQTVEIRSGNGRKPWSVYPTRCSEADFVKEIVKEVKRVITATGLEEEEDIHLEEKGESLRTALSMYDCFSIIVRCWGVDMNQRLSLLEILKRIESFKENVPSDQ, from the exons ATGGATGTCCATCGTCAAGTGTTCTTCAATTACCGGGGAGAGGAACTGCGATACAACTTCATTAGCCACCTCATTAAAGCCTTTGAGAAGCACGAGATCAACTTCTTCGTAGACAAATACGAGCAGAGAGGCAAAGATCTCAAAAATCTGTTTGTAAGAATTGATGAGTCGAGAATCGCGCTGGCCATCTTCTCTACCAG GTACGCGGAATCAAGCTGGTGCATGGACGAGCTtgtgaagatgaagaagcttgCGGACCAGAGAAAGCTCCAAATCATCCCAATCTTCTACAAAGTGAGTGCAACAGACGTTAGAAAACAGACAG TGGAGATCAGATCAGGAAATGGAAGGAAGCCTTGGAGTGTGTATCCAACAAGATG CTCTGAAGCCGATTTTGTCAAGGAGATTGTTAAGGAGGTCAAGAGAGTTATAACAGCAACTGgtttagaggaagaagaagatattcATTTAGAGGAAAAAGGAGAAAGCTTGAGAACTGCACTCTCCATGTATGATTGTTTCAGCATTATTGTCAGGTGTTGGGGCGTAGACATGAACCAGAGGCTCTCGTTACTGGAGATTCTCAAGAGAATTGAGAGTTTCAAGGAAAATGTACCCTCAGATCAATAA